The nucleotide sequence TCGCATTGTCTAATTCATTTAAATCATTTACATCTATTACCTGCTGAACATGCCAGTTATATGCTTCAAATCTTTTTCCAACATTTTCAGAAAATGATAGTTTAGTTTCTCCATCAATAGAAATTCCATTATTATCATAAAGTACAATAAGCTTTCCGAGTTTAAGATGCCCTGCAAGCGAAGCAGCTTCGTGAGAAATCCCTTCCATCATATCTCCATCACTTGCAAGTACAAATATATAATGATCAAGAAGCTTTATATCATCTTTATTAAAAAGTGCTGCCAAATATTCCTGTGCGATTGCCATTCCAACGCTATTTGTAAAACCTTGCCCTAATGGACCGGTTGTAGTTTCAACACCAGGAGTTAAATGAAACTCCGGATGCCCGGGTGTAATGCTTCCCCACTGCCTGAAATTTTTAATTTGTTCCAGTGGTAGATTATAACCCGTTAAATGAAGTATGCTGTAAAGTAACATGCTGCCGTGTCCGGCTGATAAGATAAATCTATCGCGGTTATACCAATTTGGATTTACCGGATTGAAGTTCAAATGCCTGGTAAATATGGAATATGCAATTGGAGCACAACCCATAGGTAATCCTGGGTGTCCTGAATTAGCTTTCTGCACGGCATCAACAGAAAGAAATCTAATAGTATTAATACAAAGTTCTTCAATTGGATTTTGATTCTGGGACATTAGCCTTTCCGTATTATCAATAAATTTATCAGTGGTGTAAATATAATTATAACCAAACGTATACCCAATTGAAAAATAAGTTTGTAAAATTTTCAATAAGACGGCTCATTTTTTCACAAAGTTACTCCTTTCTTTCATCTTTTCGTTAAATAAAACATGCTTCAAATTAATTCACTTTATAAAAATGAGTCACATTTATTAGAAAATTTCTTTGTAATTGACCATAAAAAGACTTTTCCATCGTGGTTCAAGTTTTGACCTTTTGTACTGGAATAAAATTCAAAATTATTTTACAAACTATTAAAAGGAGTAAATATGAAATACTATGTTCATACGTTTTTTCTTTTTTTAATTCTATTCATTACGTTCTGCATTCCATCAATAACGGTTGCAGATACTCATTTTGTTTCTACATCAGGAGCAAATAGTCCACCTTACACAAGCTGGGCAGACGCTGCAAGTAACATTCAGGCTGCTGTGGATGTTTCTGTTGACGGTGATCTGATCCTTGTGAAAGATGGAACGTATCTTCTTTTATCTTCATTATCCATTACTAAATCTTTAACCGTTCGGAGCCAGAATGGCACTGCGGTTACAATTATCGATGGAAATCATTCCGTTTGTTGTGTATTTATGAATAACGCAGGAGCAATCCTGGATGGATTTACGATAACACATGGAATGAATTTAGGTGGTTATGGGGGTGGAGTACAATGCGATAATGGAATTATCCAGAATTGTATTATTGAGAACAATGCCTCCAGGGATGGTGGCGGAGTTGCTCTTGATGGTTCCGGTATGGTTATTAATTGTATTATCAGAAACAATACAGCAGATTGGGGTGGCGGAGTACGCTGCTTTAATGGAACAGTTCGGGGTTGTTTAATTACAGAAAATACAGCTACTCCTCACGGTGGTGGGGTAAATATTTGGAGTCGCGGAATTATTCAGAATTGTACGATAACGAATAACACAGCAACTGACGGCGCTGGAATTAGGCTTTGGAATAATGGTATAGTTGAAAACTCAATAATTTCTTTTAATACTGGTAGCAGCAACTATATTATCGATGAAGGACACGGAAACAGCCTTTCATACAGTTGTACAACTCCTGCATACACTGGAACAGGAACTGCCAACATAACTGCAGATCCATTATTTGTTGCGGCTGGTTCAAACGATTATCATTTATCAAGCTCTTCAACTCTTAAAAATGCTGGATTAAATGCTACGTGGATGAACACGGCAATTGATTTAGACGGGCACAGCAGAATTCTTGATGCAACAGTTGATATTGGAGCATATGAATATCAAAGTGTTGTGATAGGCGGACCTGTTCCAATAGCATCCTGGCCTGTTGGAAATCCAACAGAGTACACAAATCCACCAACATTGAGTTGGTACTTAGGAACTTCCGGTGCAGGTTTATCATATGAAATCCAATGTGTAGAAGCAAGTGAAACAATATGGCCTACTAATTATGCAACTTCATCAACAATGTCCTATACTTTTACTTCAGGGCTAACTGCTGGAGTTCAATATACTTGGAGAGTAAGATCTGTTCATGGTGCAGTAAAATCCAATTGGTCTGCTCAAGCATTTTTTACGATGGTAGCAAATACTGCCGGAGTACCAGTTGTTCCAATTGCATCGTGGCCTATTGGAAATCCAACACTGTACACTAACCCACCAACATTGAATTGGTACTTAGGAACCTCCGGTGCAGGTTTATCATATGAAATCCAATGTGTAGAAGCAAGTGAAACTGTATGGCCTACTAATTATGCAACTTCATCAACAATGTCTTATACCTTTACTTCAGGACTAACTGCTGGAGTTCAATATACATGGAGAGTAAGATCTGTTCTTGGTACAGTAAAATCTGACTGGTCAACTCAAGCATTTTTTACTATGGTGGCTGCAAATTCTCCTGTACAACCTATTCCTGGCAGTCCAACAAATTTTGTAACGGTAAATACTGCTTCACCAGAATTATTTTGGTACTTACCAACAGCTAGTTCTGATCAAGAATATGAATTAAGTTATTCTACTTCTTCAGATATGTCTGATGCTGTTTTAATTAATAACATTAATTCGTTGCAGTATAAGTTAGATAACTTGAATAGCGGCGAAACTTACTATTGGGTAGTTCAATCCAAAAAATCTGATGGTAGTACTTCAATTGCATCACAGCAGGGTGCGTTTAAAATTGAAAAAACAACAGACGTAAAGGAATCTAAAAAAATTATTATCCCTGATAAATTTAATCTGTTTCAAAACTATCCTAATCCTTTTAATCCGGAAACAAAAATTGGATTCAGTATAGCCGAAGCAGGGCGGTTTTCTATTAAGGTGTTTAACGTTCTTGGTGAGGAAGTTGCTGTTCTTGTGAACAGAGAATTCTTGCCGGGTACGTATGAAATAAACTTTAATGCGGGAAATTTAGTATCGGGAATATATTTTTATCAATTAAATGGAAGCCAAATAAATATCATTAAGAAAATGATATTAACTAAATAGTTGGTATTCTCAATTCAGTATAATTAATTTCGGAAATGCCATCGCAATTTTTTGTGGTGGCATTTTCCATTTTAATAAGCTCCGATTATTTTACTATCAACAACAGGTGTAACACAAATAAGCGGTTTTTCAGGAAGATTGAATTTTTGAAAAATCTCTTCGAACAATTCAAACTGCTTTCCATGACTTTCGAGTCGGGAAAATTTTCTATACTTCATAAAAAGTCCGAAACGATTTTGCGGCGCTTTAAAGTGTATTGCCTTTTCGAAATCTTGTTTTGCATTTCGTTTTAGAAAATCAATTTTATTTTCGTCATCCCCTTCCTGTTCGTACTCTTTCGCTCTAAATTCAACAACGGAACCATTCTCGATTACAAGATAAATATTCAAGATTGTTTCAATCAACTTTTATTTCCTTTCCTTTATTCTTTAATACAACGTATGAAAAGCAAAGCGCAACAACAAAACCAAGTTTGCACATTATACTTTCAATTAAATCTGTAAATGAAAACGAAATTATAACTCCAACGATAATTGGTACAGTTAAACATATATAGCCAGCAAGAATAATTTTACTCAATTTTAGTTTTTCTTTATCAACTCCATTAATAATCTTCCTGATTAAAAAAACAATCATAGTAAGTATTGGCAGATAATAAAAGAAACCGTAGGCATCACCAAATGGATAATTGTATGTTGCATAAAGTACTGTACATTTTGTAACAACAAACTGATCGATAACAAATGGATAAATGAGAATAAAAATTATTGCAGGAAGAAAAATTAGATAGATGAATTTTGATTGATAATTCCAGTAGCGCAATACTGTTAGCAAACTTAACGGTGGAAGAAAAGTAATATCTGCAAGTGCAATGTAGATAATAAAAGAAGAGTTGCAACCAGCAAAACAAATCAGAAATTCAAGTAGCTGATAAACAGCAAGTAAAATTACCAGCAGGATGGCAAGAATATTTACAACATTTTTTTTCCCAAATACAATCAAATTGATAACAAGAACTGTTTCAAGGCAAGCAATTAAAAGAGAAATTATACCGTCTAAATTTTGCACATAACCCCTTTTACAATTCCTCTCTTTTCTAAAGTTAATAGAAAGGAGAGGAATAATATTTTTAGATAATTAGGCTTTTGGTCCGATCATTTTTTCCGGTCTAACAACTTCATCAAATTTTTCTGAAGTTAGTAATCCAAGCTCAACTACCGCTTCTTTAAGTGTTTTATTTTCTTTATGAGCTTTCTTTGCAACCTTTGCTGCATTGTCATAACCAATGTGCGGATTTAATGCTGTAACAAGCATAAGCGAATTATTCAGATTCTTCTTTATGTTTTCCAGGTTAGCTTGAATACCAACAACACAATTATCTGTAAAACTTTCGCAAGTGTCTGCTAAAAGTCTGATTGATTGAAGTACATTAAAAATCATTACAGGCATATTAACATTCAATTCAAAATTACCAGTTGCACCAGCAATATTAATAGTTACATCGTTTCCAAATACCTGAGCGCAAACCATAACCATTGCTTCGGATTGAGTTGGATTAACTTTACCCGGCATAATGGAACTACCTGGTTCATTTTCAGGAAGATTGAGCTCACCAATTCCACAGCGAGGTCCGGAACCAAGCCAGCGAATATCATTTGCAATTTTCATTAACGAAGCTGCAATAGTTTTAAGAACACCGCTGCATTCAACTAATGCATCGTGCCCAGCCAATGCTTCAAACTTATTTCGAGCGGAATGAAATGGTTTACCGGTTAAATTAGAAATTTCTTTCGCTGCTCTTTCAGCAAACTCCGGATGTGTATTCAATCCAGTACCAACAGCAGTTCCACCAAGTGCCAATTCATACAACCGTGGCAGGCAGCAGCTTACTCTTTCTAATCCAATTTTTACCTGCTGCATATAACCGGAAAATTCCTGACCTAAGGTTAACGGAGTTGCATCCATCAAATGCGTTCTTCCAATTTTAATTATATCCTGAAATTCAACCGCTTTGGAAGCAAGCGCTTCATAAAGTTTATTCATCATAGGAATAAGTCTTCGGTGTATTTCTTCAACTGTGGCAACGCTCATTGCTGTTGGAAATGC is from Ignavibacteriales bacterium and encodes:
- a CDS encoding T9SS type A sorting domain-containing protein, which encodes MKYYVHTFFLFLILFITFCIPSITVADTHFVSTSGANSPPYTSWADAASNIQAAVDVSVDGDLILVKDGTYLLLSSLSITKSLTVRSQNGTAVTIIDGNHSVCCVFMNNAGAILDGFTITHGMNLGGYGGGVQCDNGIIQNCIIENNASRDGGGVALDGSGMVINCIIRNNTADWGGGVRCFNGTVRGCLITENTATPHGGGVNIWSRGIIQNCTITNNTATDGAGIRLWNNGIVENSIISFNTGSSNYIIDEGHGNSLSYSCTTPAYTGTGTANITADPLFVAAGSNDYHLSSSSTLKNAGLNATWMNTAIDLDGHSRILDATVDIGAYEYQSVVIGGPVPIASWPVGNPTEYTNPPTLSWYLGTSGAGLSYEIQCVEASETIWPTNYATSSTMSYTFTSGLTAGVQYTWRVRSVHGAVKSNWSAQAFFTMVANTAGVPVVPIASWPIGNPTLYTNPPTLNWYLGTSGAGLSYEIQCVEASETVWPTNYATSSTMSYTFTSGLTAGVQYTWRVRSVLGTVKSDWSTQAFFTMVAANSPVQPIPGSPTNFVTVNTASPELFWYLPTASSDQEYELSYSTSSDMSDAVLINNINSLQYKLDNLNSGETYYWVVQSKKSDGSTSIASQQGAFKIEKTTDVKESKKIIIPDKFNLFQNYPNPFNPETKIGFSIAEAGRFSIKVFNVLGEEVAVLVNREFLPGTYEINFNAGNLVSGIYFYQLNGSQINIIKKMILTK
- the fumC gene encoding class II fumarate hydratase — encoded protein: MDFRIETDSMGQIQVPSNKYYGAQTARSLMNFKIGGERFPREMIRALGIVKKAAAIVNRDLGLLPQEKAELILKAADEVIEGKLDDHFPLVVWQTGSGTQSNMNTNEVISNRAIEIAGGVLGSKKPIHPNDDVNKAQSTNDAFPTAMSVATVEEIHRRLIPMMNKLYEALASKAVEFQDIIKIGRTHLMDATPLTLGQEFSGYMQQVKIGLERVSCCLPRLYELALGGTAVGTGLNTHPEFAERAAKEISNLTGKPFHSARNKFEALAGHDALVECSGVLKTIAASLMKIANDIRWLGSGPRCGIGELNLPENEPGSSIMPGKVNPTQSEAMVMVCAQVFGNDVTINIAGATGNFELNVNMPVMIFNVLQSIRLLADTCESFTDNCVVGIQANLENIKKNLNNSLMLVTALNPHIGYDNAAKVAKKAHKENKTLKEAVVELGLLTSEKFDEVVRPEKMIGPKA